The following coding sequences lie in one Alloacidobacterium dinghuense genomic window:
- a CDS encoding efflux RND transporter permease subunit — MWIVKVALSRPYTFVVLALLLFLVAPIMILRTPVDIFPSINVPVVSIIWTYTGLVPSEMETRITSIYERALTTTVDNIEHIESQSLNGVSVVKVYLQPNANVDGAIAEVIAEAQATMKQLPPGITPPLVIRYDASTVPILQLGLSGQGLSEQQLNDLGVNFIRPQLATIPGAAVPIPYGGKVRQIMVDIDSQELTAKGLSATDIVNAVNAQNVILPSGTAKINSTEYNVGLNGTPVTVKELNNIPVKSVNGAVVYLHDVAHVRDGYAVQTNIVRQDGQRGVLLSIQKSGNASTLDIVSGVRALLPRIAASMPSQLVMRPLLDQSIFVRASLQGVLREGLIAAGLTSILILVFLGSWRSTLIICISIPLSILTSVLILSALGETINIMTLGGLALAVGILVDDATVEIENIERQLGLGKELRQAILDGAQQIAVPAFVSTLCISIVFVPMFFLSGVARYLFVPLAEAVVFALLASYFFSRTIIPTLVMFLLRKEVERKRSVHSAEESGWFARLHRRFDEAFLKLQNAYSSLLLLCLNHRALFATCFLVFCLLSLTLVRILGNDFFPSVDTGQFRLHVRAKTGMRIEETARLVDQIERSIRAKIPAWELSGILDNIGLPTSGINLSYSNAGTIGNADAEILGSLNTKHHPTADYIARMREELPKEFPGTEFFFQPADIVSQTLNFGLPSPIDIQIVGKNTNANFAVASQIAEKMRAIPGAVDVHIQQLMDQPRLQFDLDRVRAQEVGLTARDVSSGLLVSLSSSFQTSPNLWLNPQNGVSYNIAVQTPQYKVNSLDALRTIPITGTTGSSAELFENLTSMRLMEEPAVASHYNVQPVIDVYASVQGRDLGSVAAEVKKITDTAAKQLPKGSFLVTRGQVSTMRSSFVGLFAGLAFAIALVYLLLVVNFQSWSEAFIIITALPGALAGICWMLFLTRTSLSVPALMGAIMSIGVATANSVLVITFANERFAETRNAFKAALEAGATRLRPVMMTALAMIIGMVPMALGLGEGGEQNAPLGRAVIGGLLFATVATLFFVPTVFALMRHRSGMDHTSEETPNGR, encoded by the coding sequence ATGTGGATTGTTAAAGTAGCGCTCTCACGCCCTTACACCTTTGTCGTTCTGGCGCTGCTCCTGTTTCTGGTTGCGCCGATCATGATTTTGCGCACGCCGGTGGACATCTTTCCGTCCATTAATGTTCCTGTTGTCAGCATTATCTGGACCTACACCGGACTCGTGCCGTCAGAGATGGAGACGCGCATCACCTCCATCTATGAACGCGCGCTTACGACCACAGTCGACAATATCGAGCACATCGAATCGCAATCACTCAATGGTGTGTCCGTTGTTAAGGTATATCTCCAGCCAAATGCCAATGTCGATGGAGCGATTGCGGAGGTAATTGCAGAGGCACAGGCAACAATGAAGCAGTTGCCACCGGGCATTACACCACCCCTTGTCATCCGTTATGACGCGTCTACCGTACCGATCCTTCAATTGGGACTAAGCGGACAAGGACTTTCAGAGCAGCAATTAAACGATCTTGGCGTGAACTTCATCCGTCCACAGCTTGCAACGATTCCCGGTGCGGCTGTGCCGATTCCGTATGGCGGTAAGGTGCGGCAGATCATGGTCGACATCGATTCACAGGAACTTACAGCCAAGGGGTTGTCAGCCACTGACATCGTGAATGCAGTTAACGCTCAGAATGTGATCCTTCCGTCCGGCACTGCGAAGATCAATTCCACCGAATACAACGTGGGACTCAACGGCACTCCGGTTACGGTTAAAGAGCTGAATAACATACCGGTGAAATCTGTAAACGGTGCTGTCGTTTATCTACATGACGTTGCCCACGTGCGCGATGGTTACGCAGTTCAGACGAATATCGTGCGCCAGGATGGACAGCGCGGGGTTCTTCTCAGCATTCAGAAATCTGGTAATGCCTCTACGCTGGACATTGTTTCTGGGGTGCGTGCGTTGCTTCCACGAATTGCTGCCTCGATGCCCTCTCAACTCGTGATGCGGCCTCTGTTAGATCAATCCATCTTTGTGCGCGCATCGCTACAAGGAGTTCTTCGAGAAGGTTTGATCGCCGCGGGGTTGACATCGATCCTGATACTCGTTTTCCTTGGCAGCTGGCGCAGCACACTCATTATCTGCATATCGATTCCTCTCTCGATCCTCACCTCTGTGCTGATCCTTAGCGCACTCGGCGAGACGATCAACATCATGACCTTGGGTGGACTTGCTCTGGCAGTCGGCATCCTGGTCGATGATGCAACAGTGGAGATAGAGAATATCGAGCGTCAATTGGGCTTGGGCAAAGAGCTACGGCAAGCCATCCTTGATGGGGCTCAGCAGATCGCAGTACCTGCTTTTGTCTCCACGCTGTGCATCAGCATTGTCTTCGTTCCGATGTTTTTCCTGAGTGGGGTGGCACGGTATCTCTTTGTGCCTTTGGCGGAAGCAGTCGTATTTGCGCTTCTAGCCTCGTATTTCTTCTCACGCACCATCATTCCGACACTAGTGATGTTTCTTCTGCGCAAGGAAGTAGAGAGAAAACGTAGTGTTCACTCCGCAGAGGAGTCCGGCTGGTTTGCCCGGCTTCACCGCCGTTTTGACGAGGCTTTCCTCAAGCTCCAAAATGCGTACTCCTCTCTCTTGCTGCTTTGCCTGAATCATCGCGCTCTCTTTGCAACTTGCTTCCTTGTTTTCTGCCTGCTCAGTCTCACTCTTGTCCGGATACTGGGAAATGATTTCTTCCCCTCGGTCGACACAGGACAGTTCCGCCTTCATGTTCGCGCTAAGACGGGAATGCGTATCGAGGAAACGGCGCGTCTTGTGGACCAGATTGAGCGCTCGATTCGAGCCAAAATTCCTGCTTGGGAGTTGAGTGGAATCCTGGACAATATTGGTCTCCCCACCAGCGGAATCAACTTGTCTTATTCCAACGCTGGAACAATTGGCAACGCGGACGCGGAGATATTAGGCTCGCTCAATACAAAACACCATCCGACTGCCGATTACATTGCTCGCATGCGAGAGGAACTCCCAAAGGAATTTCCAGGAACTGAGTTCTTTTTTCAGCCAGCCGATATTGTGAGCCAGACCCTCAACTTTGGCCTGCCTTCGCCGATCGACATTCAGATCGTGGGCAAGAACACAAATGCCAATTTCGCTGTGGCCTCACAGATCGCTGAAAAAATGAGGGCAATTCCGGGAGCCGTGGATGTGCATATTCAGCAGCTTATGGACCAGCCGCGTCTTCAGTTCGATCTTGATCGTGTGCGAGCACAGGAGGTCGGACTGACTGCGCGTGACGTGTCAAGCGGGCTACTTGTTTCGCTGAGTTCCAGCTTCCAGACCAGTCCCAATCTCTGGCTCAATCCTCAGAATGGTGTGTCCTACAACATTGCAGTTCAGACACCCCAATATAAGGTGAACTCTCTTGATGCGCTGCGCACCATCCCTATAACCGGAACGACCGGATCATCAGCCGAGCTTTTTGAGAATCTGACCAGCATGAGGCTGATGGAAGAACCGGCAGTTGCAAGTCACTACAACGTACAGCCTGTTATTGACGTGTATGCAAGTGTTCAAGGCAGAGACCTTGGTTCGGTTGCCGCAGAAGTAAAGAAAATCACAGACACGGCAGCAAAGCAGCTTCCCAAGGGCAGCTTTCTTGTAACCCGTGGACAGGTTTCGACAATGCGGTCCTCTTTTGTTGGTCTGTTTGCGGGCCTTGCTTTCGCAATTGCGCTCGTTTATCTGCTTCTCGTTGTGAACTTTCAATCGTGGAGTGAGGCCTTCATCATCATTACGGCCCTCCCTGGGGCTTTGGCAGGGATCTGCTGGATGCTTTTCCTCACTCGTACCTCTCTCAGCGTTCCCGCATTGATGGGGGCGATCATGAGCATCGGTGTGGCAACGGCAAACAGCGTGCTTGTGATCACTTTTGCCAATGAGCGTTTCGCGGAAACCAGGAATGCATTTAAGGCCGCCTTGGAGGCGGGAGCAACGCGATTGCGGCCGGTCATGATGACGGCGCTCGCAATGATCATTGGCATGGTTCCAATGGCTCTGGGCCTCGGAGAAGGCGGCGAACAGAATGCCCCTCTCGGACGCGCTGTCATTGGTGGCTTGCTCTTTGCGACCGTCGCCACACTTTTCTTTGTGCCCACAGTCTTCGCGCTCATGCGCCATCGATCTGGAATGGATCACACATCGGAGGAAACACCCAATGGAAGGTAA
- a CDS encoding response regulator, with the protein MNPSARIRVLCVDDHPIVRDGLAGIFLLQPDMELVGEAGSGQDAIELYQKLQPDVVLLDLRLRDMTGYEVMQQIFSTFPGAKVLVLTSLEGDADIERALALGARGYVVKGTGRDELVRAVRAVSAGKKHVPVDVAQRLAEHFASEKLSSRELEVLTLMAHGKRNKEIGAELSIAEDTVKMHVKNILGKLAVNDRTEAVTIALRRGILHL; encoded by the coding sequence ATGAATCCTTCAGCGCGAATTCGGGTACTTTGCGTGGATGACCATCCGATCGTTCGCGACGGGTTGGCCGGCATATTTCTTCTTCAGCCTGATATGGAACTCGTGGGCGAAGCTGGGTCAGGCCAAGATGCGATCGAGCTTTACCAGAAATTGCAACCAGACGTGGTGCTTCTGGACCTCCGCCTGCGAGATATGACGGGTTATGAGGTGATGCAGCAGATCTTTTCGACATTTCCCGGAGCAAAGGTCCTCGTGCTCACCTCTCTGGAGGGTGATGCAGACATCGAGCGTGCACTTGCACTCGGAGCCAGGGGTTACGTCGTCAAGGGCACTGGCCGAGACGAGTTGGTTCGCGCCGTACGCGCGGTGAGTGCTGGGAAGAAGCACGTTCCCGTTGACGTAGCACAGAGACTGGCTGAACACTTCGCGTCGGAAAAGCTCAGCTCGCGTGAACTCGAGGTGCTTACTCTTATGGCACACGGCAAGCGGAATAAGGAAATCGGCGCAGAGCTGTCCATCGCTGAAGATACGGTGAAGATGCACGTAAAAAATATTCTTGGCAAGCTCGCCGTAAACGATCGCACGGAAGCAGTTACGATTGCACTCAGGCGCGGCATACTTCACCTTTAG
- a CDS encoding ligand-binding sensor domain-containing protein: MLLLALCASAQQFSVTSWGHKDGLPSTTVYALTQTKDGFLWIGTGDGLIRFDGFQFVQLEMPSAALNPLGSVTTLVAINSDGLLIGTVAGRLINWNGKIEVHTTLDSAVEHVQEMVDHTFEVKTHNKIFHLGNTLSTISSEAISDLQADRTKERTLAQTVHLNLFSESAIRKILHGAGGATWLATENEGLFRIGQRGDIQHFTNSTGLPSDHISDIFEDREGNIWVGTQNGLARLRQDKFITYTTRDGLLSDIANSLVPASDGGIWISSRSGLEHFAGAGSTHDIRFKGRTANNLLLLKDGALLLSTPAGIERLFPRETHSPQIIPDTQHIEQMAQSENGDIWLYGQQVGLWHSRSGSKPERVNEPALVGQVVACMHGGQRDQVWLGLDSGEVVQRPFAGSHIFATADGLTGGAIRFLSPQPDGTLWVASDKGLAFFDGEHFHHWNRSSGLPGDRLIWAIPDQRGNLWLGYSTGIARLSVSELLQPSSRNQPQYDFYDDGDGLKSNPEAHGNSPVALTSDGRLWTSMSEGIGVIDLAHVHLNAVVPPVHILDLTADGHSLAPVNGVRIPAHTRTLQISYTGISLTEPRKVRFRYRLQGFESDWQDPGSRRNAFYTNLHPRLYRFQVLAANNDGIWNETGDSVTFDILPAFYQTRWFLVLCTLVILSLIFITYRLRIRFAARELRARYEERLAERTRIAQDLHDNLIQEMMGISLQLEIADEVTDDESTAKGPIRRAVALSQAALANGRDALHILRQKPFSRTDIENTLRDTAQSMTGSKEAIRFAISGKERPIQALTGEEIVQILREALRNAIQHGVQSEIIIRSEYGEESVTFVLRDNGPGIREEILREGKPGHFGIRGMRERAGRIGSSLTLNSSASTGTEWTLHVPAKNAYEAEDIPMNLPTFERFLQSIGRFLTGRRRP, encoded by the coding sequence ATGCTTCTACTTGCGCTATGTGCATCTGCGCAACAGTTTTCCGTTACAAGTTGGGGCCATAAGGATGGCCTTCCATCGACAACGGTCTACGCTCTTACGCAAACCAAGGATGGATTCCTGTGGATAGGAACCGGAGACGGGCTCATTCGTTTCGACGGTTTTCAGTTTGTGCAGTTAGAGATGCCAAGTGCGGCGCTTAACCCACTCGGATCCGTAACTACGCTGGTTGCCATAAACTCTGATGGTCTCTTGATTGGGACAGTTGCAGGCAGGCTGATCAATTGGAACGGGAAGATTGAGGTACATACGACGCTCGATTCTGCTGTCGAGCACGTGCAAGAAATGGTCGATCATACTTTCGAGGTGAAGACCCACAACAAGATCTTTCACCTCGGGAATACTCTCTCAACGATTTCATCCGAAGCCATAAGCGATCTTCAAGCGGATCGCACAAAAGAACGAACGCTCGCTCAAACAGTTCACCTGAACCTCTTCAGCGAATCAGCCATTCGAAAAATACTTCATGGCGCGGGTGGGGCTACATGGTTGGCAACTGAAAACGAGGGGCTTTTCAGGATCGGCCAAAGAGGTGATATCCAGCATTTCACAAATTCGACAGGGCTTCCCAGCGATCACATATCGGATATTTTTGAAGATCGCGAAGGAAATATCTGGGTCGGCACGCAGAATGGACTCGCGCGCTTAAGACAGGATAAGTTCATCACCTACACCACTCGCGATGGGTTGTTGTCCGATATTGCTAACTCACTTGTCCCCGCTTCGGATGGTGGAATCTGGATCAGCTCACGATCGGGGCTTGAGCATTTCGCCGGCGCCGGGAGTACCCATGACATACGGTTCAAAGGTAGAACAGCAAACAATCTTCTTCTGCTCAAAGACGGCGCCCTTTTGCTATCCACGCCTGCCGGAATTGAAAGGCTGTTTCCGCGCGAAACTCATTCGCCTCAAATCATCCCGGACACGCAACACATCGAGCAGATGGCTCAATCTGAAAATGGCGATATATGGCTCTATGGACAGCAGGTTGGTTTATGGCACTCGCGAAGCGGCTCAAAGCCAGAGCGCGTGAATGAGCCTGCGCTAGTTGGACAGGTCGTCGCCTGCATGCACGGCGGCCAGCGTGATCAGGTGTGGCTTGGGCTGGATAGTGGCGAAGTTGTCCAGCGTCCATTTGCAGGCTCGCACATTTTTGCAACAGCTGATGGGCTGACAGGAGGTGCAATTCGATTCTTGTCTCCACAACCAGACGGTACATTGTGGGTTGCCTCTGACAAAGGACTCGCCTTCTTCGATGGAGAACATTTTCATCATTGGAATCGCTCTTCCGGCTTGCCCGGCGACCGATTGATATGGGCGATTCCCGATCAGCGCGGAAATCTCTGGCTTGGATACAGTACAGGCATCGCCCGATTGAGCGTCAGCGAACTATTACAGCCTTCTTCTCGAAATCAACCGCAATATGACTTCTACGATGACGGGGACGGACTGAAAAGCAATCCAGAAGCACATGGCAACAGCCCTGTTGCGCTAACTTCAGATGGTCGTCTCTGGACGAGCATGTCCGAAGGTATCGGCGTGATCGATCTGGCTCATGTGCATCTAAATGCCGTTGTGCCTCCGGTTCATATTCTCGATCTCACTGCTGATGGACATAGTTTGGCTCCAGTAAATGGAGTCAGGATTCCGGCGCACACGCGCACACTGCAAATCTCCTACACGGGCATCAGTCTCACTGAACCCCGGAAGGTTCGATTCCGCTATCGCCTTCAAGGATTTGAGTCCGATTGGCAGGATCCAGGATCGAGACGCAATGCGTTCTATACAAATCTGCACCCTCGTCTCTATCGCTTTCAGGTGCTTGCAGCCAACAACGACGGAATATGGAATGAAACAGGCGACAGCGTTACGTTCGATATCCTTCCCGCCTTCTATCAGACTCGATGGTTTCTCGTACTGTGCACGCTCGTAATCTTGTCTCTGATCTTCATCACATATCGCTTGCGCATCCGATTTGCCGCCAGGGAGCTTCGGGCTCGCTATGAAGAAAGGTTGGCCGAACGTACCAGGATTGCTCAGGACCTGCACGACAATCTTATTCAGGAGATGATGGGCATCAGCCTGCAGCTGGAGATCGCCGACGAGGTGACTGATGATGAGTCAACAGCGAAGGGCCCCATTCGCCGCGCAGTGGCTCTGTCTCAAGCCGCACTGGCGAACGGCAGGGACGCGCTGCATATCCTGAGGCAGAAGCCATTCAGCCGCACAGATATTGAAAATACTCTGAGAGACACAGCGCAGAGCATGACAGGATCAAAGGAAGCCATACGATTTGCCATCTCAGGAAAGGAGCGCCCGATCCAAGCTCTTACTGGAGAGGAGATCGTCCAGATCCTGCGTGAAGCATTGAGGAATGCCATTCAGCATGGAGTCCAGAGCGAAATTATTATTCGGTCTGAATACGGTGAGGAGTCAGTTACGTTTGTGTTACGTGACAATGGACCCGGCATTCGTGAAGAAATTTTGCGTGAAGGCAAGCCTGGACATTTCGGGATCCGTGGGATGCGAGAGAGAGCGGGCCGTATCGGATCATCGCTGACACTCAATTCATCTGCTTCCACAGGCACAGAGTGGACACTGCATGTTCCCGCCAAGAATGCATACGAGGCGGAAGACATCCCAATGAACCTTCCCACGTTCGAGCGTTTTCTACAATCGATTGGCAGATTCCTGACCGGAAGGCGTCGGCCATGA